In Dromiciops gliroides isolate mDroGli1 chromosome 5, mDroGli1.pri, whole genome shotgun sequence, the following are encoded in one genomic region:
- the ZYX gene encoding zyxin isoform X1: protein MGKVGEIPPPPPEDFPLPPPPLLPGDDGEASLGGPFPPPPPPFEEPFPPAPEEETFPSPPPPLEEEVGVEPPAPPHQPRGKVSSIDLEMDSLSSLLDDMTRNDPFKPRVSSGSAPPPAAPQFPPKPSIPAAASSTAPLPPWLAPAGPSQSHSVSVVKTSSTQPRGPPAPAPAPSVAPAPPPASASTPAPTPTPKFNAVAPKFTPVTSKFSPPAPGGPPHKKGGPSPPTGTGSQPQQPQPPSFTYAQQREKPRVQEKQRPVPPPAQDQVRPPGAPGPLTLREVEELEELTQQLMRDMEQPSSNKLPTNEYCGQCHQALVRSQPAVRALGRLFHVTCFTCHQCERQLQGQQFYSLEGAPYCEQCYENTLEKCSTCGQPITERMLRATGQAFHPQCFTCVVCACPLEGTSFIVDQANRPHCVPDYHRQYAPRCSVCAEPIMPEPGRDETVRVVALDKNFHMKCYKCEDCGKPLSIEADENGCFPLDGHVLCRHCHTARART from the exons ATGGGCAAGGTGGGAgaaattcctccccctcccccggaAG ATTTTCCCCTACCACCACCTCCATTGCTACCTGGGGATGATGGAGAGGCTTCTCTGGGAGGGCCCttcccaccaccccctcccccatttgagGAACCATTCCCCCCTGCTCCAGAAGAAGAgacattcccttcccctccacctccTCTGGAAGAAGAAGTGGGGGTCGAACCTCCAGCACCACCCCATCAG CCTAGAGGAAAGGTGAGCAGCATTGACCTGGAGATGGATTCTCTGTCCTCCCTGTTGGATGACATGACCCGGAATGATCCCTTCAAGCCCAGG GTTTCATCTGGATCTGCGCCtcccccagctgccccccaattcccTCCCAAGCCAAGTATTCCTGCTGCAGCTTCAAGCACAGCACCTCTTCCTCCTTGGTTGGCTCCTGCTGGCCCTTCTCAGTCCCACTCTGTATCAGTGGTTAAGACCTCAAGCACTCAGCCTCGAGGCCCcccagctccagctccagctccatctgtagccccagccccacccccagcctcagcCTCAACCCCagccccaactcctaccccaaagTTTAATGCTGTGGCCCCCAAATTCACTCCTGTAACCTCTAAGTTTAGCCCTCCAGCACCTGGGGGTCCCCCTCATAAGAAGGGTGGTCCTTCACCCCCCACTGGTACAGGATCTCAACCTCAACAGCCTCAGCCTCCCAGCTTCACCTATGCTCAACAGAGAGAGAAGCCCCGCGTTCAGGAGAAGCAACGTCCAGTCCCCCCCCCTGCTCAGGACCAG GTACGCCCTCCTGGGgccccaggacctctgactcttCGAGAAGTGGAAGAGCTGGAAGAGTTGACCCAACAGCTAATGAGGGATATGGAACAGCCATCCAGCAACAAGCTCCCCACCAATG AGTATTGTGGTCAGTGCCACCAGGCCCTGGTACGTTCCCAGCCTGCAGTCCGGGCACTCGGGCGTCTATTCCATGTCACATGTTTCACATGCCACCAGTGTGAGCGGCAGCTGCAGGGGCAGCAGTTCTATAGCCTCGAAGGGGCACCTTACTGTGAGCAGTGCTATGAG AACACCTTGGAGAAGTGTAGCACGTGTGGCCAGCCCATCACTGAGCGGATGCTGAGGGCCACAGGCCAGGCCTTCCATCCCCAATGCTTCACCTGCGTGGTCTGTGCCTGCCCTCTGGAAGGGACCTCCTTCATTGTGGACCAGGCCAACCGGCCCCACTGCGTCCCTGACTATCACCG GCAGTACGCCCCACGCTGCTCTGTTTGTGCTGAACCCATCATGCCTGAACCTGGCCGAGATGAGACTGTCCGAGTGGTAGCTCTTGACAAAAACTTTCACATGAAATGTTACAAGTGTGAG GACT
- the ZYX gene encoding zyxin isoform X2 has translation MGKVGEIPPPPPEEEETFPSPPPPLEEEVGVEPPAPPHQPRGKVSSIDLEMDSLSSLLDDMTRNDPFKPRVSSGSAPPPAAPQFPPKPSIPAAASSTAPLPPWLAPAGPSQSHSVSVVKTSSTQPRGPPAPAPAPSVAPAPPPASASTPAPTPTPKFNAVAPKFTPVTSKFSPPAPGGPPHKKGGPSPPTGTGSQPQQPQPPSFTYAQQREKPRVQEKQRPVPPPAQDQVRPPGAPGPLTLREVEELEELTQQLMRDMEQPSSNKLPTNEYCGQCHQALVRSQPAVRALGRLFHVTCFTCHQCERQLQGQQFYSLEGAPYCEQCYENTLEKCSTCGQPITERMLRATGQAFHPQCFTCVVCACPLEGTSFIVDQANRPHCVPDYHRQYAPRCSVCAEPIMPEPGRDETVRVVALDKNFHMKCYKCEDCGKPLSIEADENGCFPLDGHVLCRHCHTARART, from the exons ATGGGCAAGGTGGGAgaaattcctccccctcccccggaAG AAGAAGAgacattcccttcccctccacctccTCTGGAAGAAGAAGTGGGGGTCGAACCTCCAGCACCACCCCATCAG CCTAGAGGAAAGGTGAGCAGCATTGACCTGGAGATGGATTCTCTGTCCTCCCTGTTGGATGACATGACCCGGAATGATCCCTTCAAGCCCAGG GTTTCATCTGGATCTGCGCCtcccccagctgccccccaattcccTCCCAAGCCAAGTATTCCTGCTGCAGCTTCAAGCACAGCACCTCTTCCTCCTTGGTTGGCTCCTGCTGGCCCTTCTCAGTCCCACTCTGTATCAGTGGTTAAGACCTCAAGCACTCAGCCTCGAGGCCCcccagctccagctccagctccatctgtagccccagccccacccccagcctcagcCTCAACCCCagccccaactcctaccccaaagTTTAATGCTGTGGCCCCCAAATTCACTCCTGTAACCTCTAAGTTTAGCCCTCCAGCACCTGGGGGTCCCCCTCATAAGAAGGGTGGTCCTTCACCCCCCACTGGTACAGGATCTCAACCTCAACAGCCTCAGCCTCCCAGCTTCACCTATGCTCAACAGAGAGAGAAGCCCCGCGTTCAGGAGAAGCAACGTCCAGTCCCCCCCCCTGCTCAGGACCAG GTACGCCCTCCTGGGgccccaggacctctgactcttCGAGAAGTGGAAGAGCTGGAAGAGTTGACCCAACAGCTAATGAGGGATATGGAACAGCCATCCAGCAACAAGCTCCCCACCAATG AGTATTGTGGTCAGTGCCACCAGGCCCTGGTACGTTCCCAGCCTGCAGTCCGGGCACTCGGGCGTCTATTCCATGTCACATGTTTCACATGCCACCAGTGTGAGCGGCAGCTGCAGGGGCAGCAGTTCTATAGCCTCGAAGGGGCACCTTACTGTGAGCAGTGCTATGAG AACACCTTGGAGAAGTGTAGCACGTGTGGCCAGCCCATCACTGAGCGGATGCTGAGGGCCACAGGCCAGGCCTTCCATCCCCAATGCTTCACCTGCGTGGTCTGTGCCTGCCCTCTGGAAGGGACCTCCTTCATTGTGGACCAGGCCAACCGGCCCCACTGCGTCCCTGACTATCACCG GCAGTACGCCCCACGCTGCTCTGTTTGTGCTGAACCCATCATGCCTGAACCTGGCCGAGATGAGACTGTCCGAGTGGTAGCTCTTGACAAAAACTTTCACATGAAATGTTACAAGTGTGAG GACT